CGCAAAGAACCTTTCTAAAAACTTTTTGGGCCGCACAATCTTTCAAAACATAGAATTCGACATATACCGCAATGACAAGGTTGGCCTTATAGGACCCAACGGAATAGGAAAGACAACGCTATTTAAGATACTGCTTGGACAGCTCAAACCGGACACAGGTTGCATCAATCGTGGACACAATGTCCATTTCGGGTATTATGACCAGGAACTGCAAGGGCTTAATGATGAAAACAACATCTTTGAAGAAATAGCCTCCGAGAACCCCCACCTTACAAATACGGAAATCAGGACGATGCTAGGAAGTTTTCTTTTCTACGGAGACGATGTTTTTAAAAATATCGATAAACTAAGCGGAGGAGAAAAGGGCCGTATTTCGCTTCTTAAGCTCATGCAGTCCAAATCGAATATGCTTCTTCTGGACGAACCAACAAACCACTTGGACATTCCCTCAAAAGAGGCTCTCGAAGAAGCCTTGTCATCATACGAAGGGACCTTCCTTGCAATCTCCCATGACAGATACTTCTTAAACCGTGTATGCGATCGAATATTCGACATGTCTGAGGACAAAATTGTACCCTACATGGGAAACTATGACGATTATCTCGAAAAGAAACTGCTTCTTGAAGAGCTGCGCGAAGAAGATGCTGCCCCCACAAAAACTAAAACCCAAATCAGGGATGATCGAAAGCGCCAGAAGGAGCAGGAAAAACTGCTCCGCGAAGAAAAAAATCGCCTACAAAATATTGAATCCGAAATCGCTGCGGCCGAGGAAGAGAAAACCAAATTGGAAAACATGATGTGCATAGACGAAGTTTCAAGCGACTTTGAAAAAATGCAGAAGCTTTCCCTCCGCTATGAAATATTGGAAAAAACCATAAAAAATCTGTACGATAAATGGGAATCTTTAATTTGATATTGACATTGAGGCAAAATCAATTTAAAATGTTGAATTGATAATTGAAATCATATTTCAAGGAGGAATACTAATGGTATTTGATCGAATCAAGGAAATCGTCGTAGAGCAACTTGTTTTGGACAATGCGGATGACATCAAAATGGGAACATCAATGATTGACGATTTGGATGCAGACTCTTTAGATGCAGTTGAAGTAATCATGGCCATAGAAGATGAATTTGATATTGAAATTGAAGATGAAGATGCCGAAGGTTTCAAAAGCATCGGCGACATCGTCAATTACGTAAATTCAAAAATTTCAGCATAATTTTAATAAAAATAAGGCCTGACTAATGTCAGGCCTTATTTTTATGCGAATATTGTCGAAACTTTCAAACTTTTCTGTATAGTTATATTTTTATGAGATGATTATTTTTAATCAATTATTTTTATGAAAAGATTGCTAATCGCATTTTTGTGGATAACTCTTAGCTTTTCCACAGAAATTTTAACAAAACATGGGTTCTCTTTTGCCTTTTTTGAATATTCTAAGCGTCTTGTAATAAAGTTGTCCACATTGTCCACACTTTTATCCACAAGACAGTGTTGAATTCCGAACCTCTTAATGGTTTACATAATCCTATTTCGAGCCCTTGTATTTGCTTCCCAACGCTAAGTTTGGCACAGCATTTGCATATAGGTCGGCAATATTTCCGGCTTTGAAATCAAAATAGGCTGCGGATGCCACCATGGCTGCATTATCCGTGCAAAGAGCCATAGAAGGAAAATAATATTCAAAACCCAGTTCCTCAGACTTCTCTTTAAACAAAGCCCTCAGTCTTGAATTTGCAGCTACTCCTCCTGAGACAACCAATCTGTTTGATTTCTGAATGCTAAGCGCCATGATAGATTTTTCAACGAGAACCTCTACCACCGCCTCCTGAAAACTTGCGGCCACATCGGCTCTGTTTATTTCGATGTCTTTCATTTTGCATTCGTTCAGGTAATTTAACACCGCGGATTTAAGACCGCTGAAGCTGAAATCAAGACTTCCCTTCTTCAGATACGCCCTCGGGAAATGAATTGCCTCAGGATTTCCAAGCATTGCCTCCTTGTCAATCAAAGGCCCTCCCGGATATCCCAATCCCAGTGCCCTGGAAATCTTGTCGAAAGCCTCGCCCGCCGCATCGTCCAGTGTTTTTCCGAGAATTTCGTATTTCCCATAGTCAAGAACATTGACCAAATGGGTATGTCCTCCTGATACAACCAAGCCCACAAATGGAGGCTCAAGTTGTTTGTGTTCTATGAAATTGGCGCATATATGTCCCTCGATGTGGTTTACTGCCACAAAAGGCTTTCCGGCCCCGTAAGACAGTCCCTTGGCCGTTGAAAGGCCTATAAGAAGGGCCCCTACCAATCCCGGTCCGTATGTGGAACCAATTGCGTCCAAATCCTCAAGTTTTACCTTTGAAAGCTTGAGCGCCTCATCTATAACCTGCGAAATTGCCTCAACATGCTTTCTCGAAGCAACCTCAGGAACCACCCCTCCAAAACGTTTGTGTATATCTATCTGAGAAAGAACCACATTAGAAAGCACATGCCTCCCGTTTTTGACTACAGAAGCCGCAGTCTCGTCGCAGCTGCTCTCAATTCCAAGTATAAGTACATCCTTTTCCTTCTTCATCCTCAATCACCTCTCCCAAAAAGTCGCTATAATATTTTCCCGTATAACGGCTCAAGCCTTGCCTTCTCACTGCGCCGTTCTGCAGTCTGTTTTTCGTTTCACATTCTACTGCTTTTTCCCTTTTCCTGCCCGCTGCATGCTGCACGCTGTCTTTTATCTTTTGCCTTTATCTTTTGCCTTTATCTTTTGCCTTTGTTTTTTCTTTCCACTTTCCACTTTCCACTTTCCACTTTCCACTTTCCACTTTCCACTTTCCACTTTCCACTTTCCACTTTTCCCTACTCATATCTCAATGCATCTATAGGGTCGAGCTTCGCGGCCTTGTTGGCGGGATATATTCCAAAGAAAATTCCAACCCCCGCCGAAAAAAGCCACGCAATCAGAATTGTGCTAAGCGATATCCCCGGTGGAATCTTGATAAACGCCGCAATTGCATAGGATATGCCAATCCCAAATGCAGTTCCTATTATGCCTCCCAATCCCGAAATTATTACAGCCTCAACAAGAAACTGAAGCAATATATCCCTTCGCCGGGCTCCAATGGCTTTCCTTATGCCGATTTCCCGCGTCCTTTCGGTAACAGACACAAGCATAATATTCATAACACCTATCCCCCCGACAACGAGAGAAATTGCAGCGATGGAACTCACTACAGCCGCTATTATGCCTGTAACCTTTCCAATTGACTCCATCTCGCTTTCGGCGCTGTAGCCCCTATACATACCCTCTCCCATGTTTCTGTGCCTTCTCTCAACCATGCTTGTCATGCGGCCTAGAACCGTCTGTATTTCAACATCCTGATTAAGATTCATATCTATTCCATAAACCCTGTCTCCCAAGCCGAAAATCTTTTCTACCGTGCTGATGGGGGTATATACATATTTGGGCTGTTCGTCCAATCCCAAATTGCTGATAAGTCCCTTCTTTTCCTCGAAGATTCCTACTATAAGGAGCGAAATGTTTCGGTTCCGCGTCTGCACAGTTATTCTCTCCCCCAGAACATCCAATCGCCCGAAAAGCTCCATGGCCATATCGCTGTCAATCAAA
This sequence is a window from Peptostreptococcaceae bacterium. Protein-coding genes within it:
- the acpP gene encoding acyl carrier protein, with the translated sequence MVFDRIKEIVVEQLVLDNADDIKMGTSMIDDLDADSLDAVEVIMAIEDEFDIEIEDEDAEGFKSIGDIVNYVNSKISA
- the tsaD gene encoding tRNA (adenosine(37)-N6)-threonylcarbamoyltransferase complex transferase subunit TsaD, with product MKKEKDVLILGIESSCDETAASVVKNGRHVLSNVVLSQIDIHKRFGGVVPEVASRKHVEAISQVIDEALKLSKVKLEDLDAIGSTYGPGLVGALLIGLSTAKGLSYGAGKPFVAVNHIEGHICANFIEHKQLEPPFVGLVVSGGHTHLVNVLDYGKYEILGKTLDDAAGEAFDKISRALGLGYPGGPLIDKEAMLGNPEAIHFPRAYLKKGSLDFSFSGLKSAVLNYLNECKMKDIEINRADVAASFQEAVVEVLVEKSIMALSIQKSNRLVVSGGVAANSRLRALFKEKSEELGFEYYFPSMALCTDNAAMVASAAYFDFKAGNIADLYANAVPNLALGSKYKGSK
- a CDS encoding ABC transporter permease; the encoded protein is MNIFESVRVAMSAIWSNKMRSILTMLGIIIGISSVITVFTLGKGGRTAIGQEFESFGVARVYMGMNWKENPQSKDVMNHADIDALTRTFSDEILAISPSYTTSGEISMNRKNENVYISGVNEQYNRIENKEIIRGRYLIESDVKAMREVALIDSDMAMELFGRLDVLGERITVQTRNRNISLLIVGIFEEKKGLISNLGLDEQPKYVYTPISTVEKIFGLGDRVYGIDMNLNQDVEIQTVLGRMTSMVERRHRNMGEGMYRGYSAESEMESIGKVTGIIAAVVSSIAAISLVVGGIGVMNIMLVSVTERTREIGIRKAIGARRRDILLQFLVEAVIISGLGGIIGTAFGIGISYAIAAFIKIPPGISLSTILIAWLFSAGVGIFFGIYPANKAAKLDPIDALRYE